The following are from one region of the Etheostoma spectabile isolate EspeVRDwgs_2016 chromosome 15, UIUC_Espe_1.0, whole genome shotgun sequence genome:
- the LOC116702820 gene encoding uncharacterized protein LOC116702820 has protein sequence MKETVRSASPNVKLRSTGENKQEALRSQETPSTTSCIAAPGADLRSTKLVLVDYVEDEDQTTEDTRKVLSSLSFASTITPNNQVKVAWSKRPEDPPLTESTTDEFQEEISSFLSQQSTDSEEEDEETFRQSSLEQSQSVSECLSNNQNDAEETKTKRSNHFSRFFCKIFSKNNQEEKEKKVSAENQTKQPPFWMWLLFCGASGCRLDE, from the exons ATGAAGGAGACTGTCAGGTCAGCCAGCCCTAACGTAAAACTTAGGAGCACTGGAGAGAACAAACAGGAAGCTCTTCGTTCTCAAGAGACgccctccaccacctcctgcaTTGCTGCTCCGGGAGCAGACCTTAGGTCCACTAAACTAGTGTTGGTGGACTATGTGGAGGATGAGGATCAGACAACAGAAGACACCAGAAAGGTTCTTTCATCTCTGTCTTTTGCCAGCACAATTACTCCAAATAATCAGGTTAAAGTTGCTTGGTCCAAACGCCCAGAGGACCCACCTCTGACTGAATCTACAACTGACGAGTTCCAGGAAGAGATTAGCTCTTTTTTGAGTCAACAGTCCACTGACtctgaagaggaggatgaagaaacCTTCCGCCAGAGCTCTTTGGAACAGTCTCAATCTGTCTCTGAGTGTCTCAGCAATAACCAAAATGATGCTGAGGAGACTAAGACAAAGAGGAGCAACCACTTCTCCCGCTTCTTCTGCAAAATCTTCTCAAAG AATAAccaggaggaaaaggagaagaaggTTTCAGCAGAGAATCAGACCAAGCAGCCTCCCTTTTGGATGTGGCTGTTGTTCTGCGGTGCGAGCGGCTGTCGCCTTGACGAGTAA